In the Streptomyces sp. NBC_00525 genome, one interval contains:
- a CDS encoding TIGR04222 domain-containing membrane protein produces the protein MDMFLMLLSMAAIVSSALLINGLARSRRGSGGPVHDLYEAAFLNGGPGRVVDTALTALRADGRLDIGGPGIVAVVRATAHDPVERAVLHEVAGAPSGALAPLRAAVMRHPAVQETGDGLAARGLLAPPGADAKWQVLGTVQALVCFLAVPVAFGVVMADEEGPGWGLPFAVLVFPAMLGGIVCGLVCAAVARSRITRAGRRAAAEFAAAHAHRTDPAFLVAVRGPQAVTDPALRTHLITAARTRPIGSAHGPHGSSDSSALLLAPAVWCAGAGPGGGCGSSSGSDGTGGGGSGCGSGSGGGSSCGGGSGCGGGSSCGGGSSCGGGSSCGSSS, from the coding sequence ATGGACATGTTCCTGATGCTGCTGTCGATGGCGGCGATCGTCTCCTCCGCCCTGCTGATCAACGGCCTGGCCCGGTCCCGCCGGGGCTCGGGCGGTCCGGTCCACGACCTGTACGAGGCGGCGTTCCTGAACGGCGGGCCCGGCCGGGTCGTGGACACGGCGCTCACCGCCCTGCGGGCGGACGGCCGGCTGGACATCGGCGGGCCCGGCATCGTCGCCGTGGTCCGGGCCACCGCGCACGATCCGGTGGAGCGGGCCGTCCTCCACGAAGTGGCGGGCGCGCCGAGCGGGGCGCTGGCCCCGTTGCGGGCCGCCGTGATGCGACACCCGGCCGTGCAGGAGACGGGCGACGGGCTGGCCGCACGCGGGCTCCTCGCCCCGCCCGGCGCCGACGCGAAGTGGCAGGTCCTGGGCACCGTGCAGGCGCTGGTGTGCTTCCTGGCCGTCCCGGTGGCCTTCGGGGTCGTCATGGCCGACGAGGAGGGACCGGGCTGGGGGCTCCCGTTCGCCGTGCTGGTGTTCCCGGCGATGCTCGGCGGGATCGTGTGCGGGCTGGTGTGCGCGGCGGTGGCCCGGTCCCGGATCACCCGCGCCGGGCGCCGGGCGGCGGCGGAGTTCGCGGCCGCCCACGCCCACCGGACGGACCCCGCGTTCCTGGTGGCGGTCCGCGGGCCGCAGGCCGTCACGGACCCGGCGCTGCGGACGCACCTGATCACGGCGGCCCGCACCCGGCCCATCGGGTCCGCGCACGGGCCGCACGGTTCCTCGGACTCCTCGGCGCTGCTGCTCGCGCCGGCGGTGTGGTGCGCGGGGGCGGGCCCCGGCGGCGGCTGCGGCAGCTCGTCGGGGAGCGACGGCACGGGCGGCGGCGGGTCGGGCTGCGGGAGCGGTTCCGGCGGCGGGTCGAGCTGCGGTGGAGGCTCCGGCTGTGGGGGCGGGTCCAGTTGCGGCGGGGGCTCCAGTTGTGGCGGCGGGTCGAGCTGTGGGAGCAGTTCCTGA
- a CDS encoding DUF692 domain-containing protein produces the protein MRLGVGIGWRPEIAGEVEALPGIDWVEAVAENLCAGHLPDSLVRLRERGVTVIPHGVSLGLGGADRPDPGRLADLADRVALLDAPLVTEHIAFVRAGGARTGSPALEAGHLLPVPRTRAALDVLCENVRIAQDALPVPLALENIAALISWPGEELTEGQFLAELVERTGVRLLIDVANLHTNQVNRGEDPATALDELPVEAIAYVHVAGGVEKDGVWHDTHAHPVTAPVLDVLAELRSRVDPPGVLLERDDAFPPADELAHELDAIRATLDKGGPARPDAVTDSPAGAPVPVAVPVPSPAPVPVPEAVRDGVALAQTALLSALVAGTPAPAGFDPKRLRVQSRALAAKRADVVAKVAPELPEILGRGYREAFLAYAGGRPMTGGYRRDALDFAEHLLLADRPRDDTARRRLTYWWRDRAAPRPPGRAVRLARAARSVLAGR, from the coding sequence TTGAGGCTGGGTGTCGGAATCGGCTGGCGGCCGGAGATCGCCGGTGAGGTGGAGGCGCTGCCGGGGATCGACTGGGTGGAGGCGGTCGCGGAGAACCTCTGCGCCGGGCATCTGCCGGACTCGCTGGTGCGGCTGCGGGAGCGCGGGGTCACGGTGATCCCGCACGGGGTCTCGCTGGGCCTGGGCGGGGCCGACCGCCCCGACCCCGGCCGGCTGGCGGACCTCGCCGACCGGGTCGCCCTGCTGGACGCGCCGCTGGTGACCGAGCACATCGCGTTCGTACGGGCGGGCGGGGCACGCACCGGGTCCCCGGCGCTGGAGGCAGGGCATCTGCTGCCCGTGCCGCGCACCCGCGCCGCGCTGGACGTGCTCTGCGAGAACGTGCGCATCGCGCAGGACGCGCTGCCGGTGCCGCTGGCGCTGGAGAACATCGCGGCGCTGATCTCCTGGCCGGGCGAGGAGCTGACGGAGGGGCAGTTCCTGGCGGAGCTGGTCGAGCGCACCGGGGTGCGGCTGCTGATCGACGTGGCCAACCTGCACACGAACCAGGTGAACCGGGGCGAGGACCCGGCGACCGCGCTGGACGAACTCCCGGTGGAGGCCATCGCGTACGTGCATGTGGCGGGCGGGGTCGAGAAGGACGGCGTCTGGCACGACACGCACGCCCACCCGGTGACGGCCCCGGTGCTCGACGTCCTGGCGGAGCTGCGGTCGCGGGTGGACCCGCCGGGCGTGCTGCTGGAGCGTGATGACGCGTTCCCGCCGGCGGACGAGCTGGCGCACGAACTGGACGCGATCCGGGCGACGCTGGACAAGGGCGGGCCGGCACGGCCGGACGCGGTGACCGACTCCCCGGCCGGCGCGCCCGTCCCCGTAGCCGTCCCCGTACCCTCGCCCGCTCCCGTCCCCGTTCCCGAGGCGGTGCGCGACGGCGTCGCGCTCGCGCAGACGGCCCTGCTGTCCGCCCTGGTCGCCGGGACGCCCGCGCCCGCCGGGTTCGATCCGAAGAGGCTGCGGGTGCAGAGCCGGGCGCTGGCCGCCAAGCGGGCCGATGTCGTGGCGAAGGTGGCGCCGGAGCTGCCGGAGATCCTGGGGCGCGGCTACCGGGAGGCGTTCCTCGCGTACGCCGGGGGGCGGCCCATGACGGGCGGGTACCGGCGCGACGCGCTGGACTTCGCGGAACACCTGCTGCTCGCGGACCGGCCGCGGGACGACACCGCGCGTCGCCGGCTGACGTACTGGTGGCGGGACCGGGCCGCGCCCCGGCCGCCGGGGCGGGCCGTCCGGCTGGCCCGTGCCGCCCGCTCCGTGCTGGCGGGGCGGTGA
- a CDS encoding peptidyl-tRNA hydrolase, with the protein MSSDDTTDRDEAPQYVLPLVVRIEKTAPPARTDALRTAARAVLVMLSDERSVGEGEWAEAIRDWQDARIRKVVRRARGAEWRKASALPGIAVTGEAAEVRVFPPVPLDGWPKELAKLQVSGTDLDDHEPPAAPDPVGPVLWLNPDLGMSAGKEMAQVGHGAQLAWWELSETERKTWREAGFPLSVATAEPERWRELTVSGLPVVRDAGFTEIAPGSCTVVADHPALRGRR; encoded by the coding sequence GTGAGCAGCGACGACACGACAGACCGGGACGAGGCACCGCAGTACGTGCTACCGCTGGTGGTGCGGATCGAGAAGACCGCGCCGCCGGCCCGCACCGACGCCCTGCGCACGGCGGCCCGCGCGGTCCTGGTGATGCTCTCCGACGAGCGTTCGGTGGGCGAGGGCGAGTGGGCGGAGGCGATACGGGACTGGCAGGACGCCCGTATCCGCAAGGTGGTCCGCCGGGCGCGCGGCGCGGAGTGGCGCAAGGCGTCCGCCCTGCCGGGGATCGCGGTGACGGGCGAGGCGGCCGAGGTGCGGGTGTTCCCGCCGGTGCCCCTGGACGGCTGGCCGAAGGAGCTGGCCAAGCTCCAGGTCTCCGGGACCGACCTGGACGATCATGAGCCCCCGGCCGCGCCCGACCCCGTCGGCCCCGTGCTGTGGCTCAACCCGGACCTCGGCATGTCGGCCGGCAAGGAGATGGCGCAGGTGGGCCACGGCGCACAGCTCGCCTGGTGGGAGCTGTCGGAGACCGAGCGCAAGACGTGGCGCGAGGCGGGATTCCCGCTCTCGGTGGCCACGGCGGAGCCGGAGCGGTGGCGGGAGCTGACGGTGAGCGGGCTGCCGGTCGTCCGGGACGCGGGCTTCACGGAGATCGCACCGGGTTCGTGCACGGTGGTCGCCGACCATCCGGCGCTGCGCGGCCGCCGCTGA
- a CDS encoding AIM24 family protein yields the protein MKSDLFSSEHMVEQATAPGMTLQNAKSIKYAVNGEMHARQGSMVAFRGDLQFEHKSQGIGGLLKRAVTGEGLPLMAVRGLGEAWFAHEAANCFIVELEQGDALTINGRNVLCFDATLAYEIKVVKGAGMTGGGLFNSVFTGHGKLGLMCDGYPIVIPVTPQQPVFVDTDAVVGWSAQLQTSLHRSQSVGSMIRGGSGEAVQLRLDGHGFVVVRPSELKPEKASSH from the coding sequence ATGAAGAGCGATCTCTTTTCCAGTGAGCACATGGTGGAGCAGGCGACCGCCCCCGGTATGACGCTGCAGAACGCCAAGTCCATCAAGTACGCGGTCAACGGCGAGATGCACGCCCGCCAGGGATCGATGGTCGCCTTCCGCGGCGACCTCCAGTTCGAGCACAAGAGCCAGGGCATAGGCGGCCTGCTCAAGCGCGCCGTCACCGGCGAGGGCCTGCCGCTGATGGCCGTACGCGGCCTGGGCGAGGCGTGGTTCGCGCACGAGGCCGCCAACTGCTTCATCGTGGAGCTGGAGCAGGGCGACGCCCTCACCATCAACGGCCGCAACGTCCTGTGCTTCGACGCGACGCTCGCGTACGAGATCAAGGTCGTCAAGGGCGCGGGCATGACCGGCGGCGGTCTCTTCAACAGCGTGTTCACCGGCCACGGCAAGCTGGGGCTGATGTGCGACGGATATCCCATCGTCATCCCCGTCACGCCGCAGCAGCCGGTCTTCGTCGACACGGATGCCGTCGTCGGCTGGAGCGCCCAGCTGCAGACCTCGCTGCACCGCTCGCAGAGCGTCGGCTCGATGATCCGGGGTGGCTCGGGTGAGGCCGTGCAACTGCGCCTGGACGGGCACGGTTTCGTCGTCGTACGGCCCAGTGAGCTGAAGCCCGAGAAGGCGTCGTCCCACTGA
- a CDS encoding ATP-binding cassette domain-containing protein: protein MLRGIDLALPAGALVRVEGANGTGKSTLLRLLAGIDAPSEGRITGHRPRTAYVPERFPAALPFTAAGYLVHLGRVHGLRRREAADRADHWLTRFGATAHARTPIAELSKGTSQKVAVAQALLAEPELLVLDEAWTGLDTEARAELDRAAGERVAAGATVVFVDHDPRRLADTVDAAYRVEGTGLTAARPPARATDPGRRVRVEATAPPGTPLPDALPGAPAYTPAGAGTARLTVAAAHSDALLVALLTARPPWHIDRVTPLPATGTAGGDATRTLPGEAPAHHRDGTP, encoded by the coding sequence GTGCTGCGCGGCATCGACCTCGCCCTGCCCGCCGGCGCGCTCGTCCGCGTCGAGGGCGCCAACGGCACCGGCAAGTCGACCCTGTTGCGGCTGCTGGCCGGGATCGACGCCCCCTCCGAGGGCCGGATCACCGGCCACCGGCCGCGTACCGCGTACGTCCCCGAGCGGTTCCCGGCCGCCCTGCCCTTCACGGCGGCCGGGTATCTCGTCCACCTCGGCCGCGTCCACGGCCTGCGACGGCGCGAGGCGGCGGACCGCGCGGACCACTGGCTGACCCGCTTCGGCGCGACCGCCCACGCCCGCACCCCGATCGCCGAACTCTCCAAGGGCACCAGCCAGAAGGTCGCCGTGGCCCAGGCGCTCCTCGCCGAACCGGAACTGCTGGTGCTGGACGAGGCGTGGACGGGCCTCGACACCGAGGCGCGCGCCGAACTGGACCGGGCCGCGGGGGAGCGGGTGGCGGCCGGGGCGACGGTCGTGTTCGTGGACCACGACCCGCGCCGCCTGGCGGACACGGTCGACGCGGCGTACCGAGTGGAGGGCACGGGCCTGACGGCCGCACGCCCCCCGGCGCGGGCCACGGACCCCGGCCGGCGGGTACGCGTCGAGGCGACGGCCCCGCCCGGCACCCCGCTCCCGGACGCGCTGCCCGGCGCGCCCGCGTACACCCCGGCCGGCGCCGGGACGGCCCGTCTCACCGTCGCGGCGGCGCACTCCGACGCCCTGCTCGTGGCGCTGCTGACCGCCCGCCCGCCGTGGCACATCGACCGCGTGACGCCGCTGCCGGCGACCGGGACGGCGGGCGGCGACGCCACCCGTACGCTCCCCGGCGAGGCCCCCGCCCACCATCGGGACGGCACCCCATGA
- a CDS encoding ABC transporter — MTALVRYQAALLVRSQRWPAPVLLYAAFLAVGVRSGQPVLDSLGYAAAGMLPVTAWLVRICVTQEPPAARTVVAAAVGGRPRVHLAALLTALGCAGALGAVATAVVLAISDWASTDHLVRVPPGPAGAAGLLATACCVLLGAAVGALCGRPLLHGRGWSLAATALAALLALVTAGSPARYAVTGLVTGSLTGTVHIPVLPLLAAAAVATAALALACRLTSVRG, encoded by the coding sequence ATGACCGCCCTCGTCCGCTACCAGGCCGCCCTGCTCGTCCGGTCCCAGCGCTGGCCGGCGCCCGTGCTGCTGTACGCGGCGTTCCTCGCCGTGGGCGTCCGCTCCGGGCAGCCCGTCCTGGACTCGCTCGGTTACGCCGCCGCCGGGATGCTGCCGGTCACCGCCTGGCTGGTGCGGATCTGCGTGACGCAGGAGCCGCCCGCCGCCCGCACCGTCGTCGCGGCGGCGGTCGGCGGACGGCCGCGGGTCCATCTGGCGGCGCTGCTCACCGCGCTGGGATGCGCCGGGGCGCTCGGGGCGGTCGCCACCGCCGTGGTGCTGGCGATCAGCGATTGGGCGAGCACCGACCACCTGGTGCGGGTGCCCCCGGGGCCCGCCGGGGCGGCCGGGCTCCTCGCCACCGCCTGCTGCGTGCTGCTGGGCGCGGCGGTGGGCGCGCTGTGCGGCCGGCCGCTGCTGCACGGACGCGGCTGGTCGCTCGCCGCGACGGCGCTCGCCGCGCTGCTGGCACTGGTCACCGCCGGTTCGCCCGCGCGGTACGCGGTGACGGGCCTGGTCACCGGCTCGCTGACCGGCACCGTCCACATACCCGTGCTCCCGCTCCTCGCCGCGGCCGCCGTGGCGACCGCGGCGCTCGCGCTCGCCTGCCGGCTCACCTCGGTACGCGGCTGA
- a CDS encoding polysaccharide deacetylase family protein, with amino-acid sequence MAALGVLGAVLFGCGRAEPRTAVERPPASPAPSASAERQAPVMAPGPGGVTPVFERGPQRAAKVVALTFDADMTADEGPRAAAGERFDNPELIALLRRLKVPATVFMTGRWAEEYPAEARSIGTDPLFEIGNHSYSHYAFTTPCYGLPTVDEGAVRDEVRRAFTAIRRTGARNVVPYFRFPGGCYDDDTLRALGPEKVTAVQWDVVGGDAFATDADAVAAQVLDGVRSGSLVVMHCTRSAAPATVDAVRQIVPELRKRGYRFVKVSELMAG; translated from the coding sequence ATGGCCGCTTTGGGTGTCCTTGGTGCGGTGCTCTTCGGCTGCGGCCGGGCCGAGCCCCGTACGGCCGTCGAACGGCCGCCCGCCTCGCCCGCGCCCTCGGCGTCCGCCGAGCGGCAGGCGCCCGTCATGGCGCCCGGGCCCGGCGGGGTGACGCCCGTCTTCGAGCGCGGGCCGCAGCGCGCGGCGAAGGTCGTCGCGCTCACCTTCGACGCCGACATGACCGCCGACGAGGGCCCGCGCGCGGCGGCCGGTGAACGCTTCGACAATCCGGAACTCATCGCCCTGCTGCGCCGGCTGAAGGTGCCCGCCACGGTGTTCATGACCGGGCGGTGGGCCGAGGAGTACCCCGCCGAGGCCCGCTCCATCGGCACCGACCCGCTGTTCGAGATCGGCAACCACTCCTACAGCCACTACGCGTTCACCACGCCCTGCTACGGGCTGCCGACCGTGGACGAGGGCGCCGTGCGCGACGAGGTGCGGCGGGCCTTCACGGCGATCCGCCGGACCGGCGCCCGCAATGTGGTGCCGTACTTCCGCTTCCCCGGCGGCTGCTACGACGACGACACGCTGCGCGCCCTCGGGCCGGAGAAGGTGACCGCCGTGCAGTGGGACGTGGTCGGCGGCGACGCCTTCGCGACGGACGCGGACGCCGTCGCCGCGCAGGTGCTGGACGGGGTGCGGTCCGGTTCGCTGGTCGTCATGCACTGCACCCGCAGCGCGGCCCCGGCCACCGTCGACGCGGTGCGCCAGATCGTGCCGGAGCTGCGGAAGCGCGGCTACCGCTTCGTCAAGGTGTCCGAGCTGATGGCCGGATGA
- a CDS encoding DUF6177 family protein encodes MTQDVVALTRRMPDSMSVLAGLLAGGPELRVGSAGDGAVVQLCDDEGRPLVSVEVPLLIQVPGEAARLLGAGAAPEGDGPWWWVEARAAAGVARADALAGAFAARLTMLLGGTVWPADAPGTTGAAQPVDVSDILSGITAVPAPAAAQPAVDMLTDKAAVVLQDRPVVPMTSWLAEAFRAAVESDRSLQIVTPPHCLLSLPTRLLLQSTDARWVVRDERCGYYDGLTGAVLRWQDDAFAPDRDADGRTPVAEAFTEAGPTAERQLVVSLRTTHRPTADLVLGGALETAWTALTGAPPAGWGTSEPAGLTWSRRRLTALAYERAPRPTWLVAVGSPDRPAVATLRVSRTPAGVEEDITLVVGHGAGESPALDALPGLADELVNRHGLRTMLCRLGEGRRDLHAPPRFERPPLPYAFALGSDEVREVGADTAARTPLAEAPVRLGPGGRPGYYYPLGDAGSAESWAAFEQLMRHLRGASPS; translated from the coding sequence ATGACCCAGGACGTCGTCGCTCTCACCCGGCGCATGCCCGACTCGATGAGCGTGCTCGCCGGGTTGCTCGCCGGGGGGCCCGAGTTGCGGGTGGGGTCCGCCGGGGACGGGGCCGTCGTGCAGTTGTGCGACGACGAGGGGCGGCCGCTGGTGTCCGTGGAGGTGCCGCTGCTGATCCAGGTGCCCGGTGAGGCCGCCCGGCTGCTCGGGGCCGGCGCCGCGCCGGAGGGGGACGGGCCCTGGTGGTGGGTGGAGGCGCGGGCCGCCGCCGGGGTGGCGCGGGCCGACGCGCTCGCCGGGGCGTTCGCCGCACGGCTGACCATGCTGCTGGGCGGCACGGTCTGGCCCGCCGACGCCCCCGGCACCACCGGCGCGGCCCAGCCCGTAGACGTCTCGGACATCCTCTCGGGCATCACGGCCGTGCCCGCACCCGCCGCCGCGCAGCCGGCCGTGGACATGCTCACCGACAAGGCGGCCGTCGTCCTCCAGGACCGGCCGGTCGTCCCCATGACGAGCTGGCTGGCGGAGGCGTTCCGGGCTGCCGTGGAGAGCGACCGCTCGCTCCAGATCGTCACCCCGCCGCACTGCCTGCTCTCGCTGCCGACCCGGCTGCTGCTCCAGTCCACCGACGCCCGCTGGGTCGTCCGGGACGAGCGGTGCGGCTACTACGACGGGCTCACCGGCGCCGTACTCCGCTGGCAGGACGACGCCTTCGCCCCGGACCGGGACGCGGACGGGCGGACCCCGGTAGCCGAGGCGTTCACCGAGGCCGGGCCCACCGCCGAGCGGCAGCTCGTCGTGTCGTTGCGGACCACGCACCGCCCCACCGCCGACCTCGTCCTCGGCGGCGCCCTGGAGACCGCCTGGACCGCGCTGACCGGCGCCCCGCCGGCCGGCTGGGGGACGTCGGAGCCCGCCGGTCTCACCTGGTCGCGGCGCCGGCTCACCGCCCTCGCGTACGAGCGTGCGCCCCGGCCGACCTGGCTGGTGGCCGTGGGCAGCCCGGATCGGCCCGCCGTGGCCACCCTGCGGGTGAGCCGCACCCCGGCGGGGGTCGAGGAGGACATCACGCTCGTCGTCGGCCACGGCGCCGGCGAGAGTCCGGCGCTGGACGCGCTGCCGGGGCTCGCCGACGAGCTGGTGAACCGGCACGGGCTGCGGACGATGCTGTGCCGGCTCGGCGAGGGCCGCCGCGATCTGCACGCCCCGCCCCGCTTCGAGCGGCCGCCGCTTCCGTACGCCTTCGCGCTCGGCTCCGACGAGGTGCGGGAGGTGGGCGCCGACACCGCCGCCCGGACCCCGCTCGCGGAGGCCCCGGTGCGGCTCGGGCCCGGCGGGCGGCCGGGGTACTACTACCCGCTCGGCGACGCCGGGAGCGCCGAGAGCTGGGCGGCCTTCGAGCAGCTCATGCGCCATCTGCGTGGGGCGTCCCCCTCCTAG
- a CDS encoding pentapeptide repeat-containing protein, with product MGELAVTDTSLTESTPWQPATFPADPAAAQQLREWLDDMSYSLYGIEHDFRGARLANGDFSGAWLIDAVLAGVELASASFYRADLSGADLTGANLVGADLVRAKLDGAVLRAARLDGADMVNSSLHGVDASRASFRGTRIMGASLFRFDLRGADLTDAVLAHNTFKVIVDDDTVVRGLTGTAFGPVTVVDGEGSREVGGADLEAWFGARGAAVQVVPPRRPARQVHIEGKDPV from the coding sequence GTGGGAGAGCTCGCGGTGACGGATACGTCCCTCACCGAATCGACCCCGTGGCAGCCGGCCACGTTCCCCGCCGACCCGGCGGCAGCGCAGCAGTTGAGGGAATGGCTCGATGACATGAGCTACAGCCTCTACGGCATCGAGCACGACTTCCGGGGTGCCCGTCTCGCGAACGGCGACTTCTCCGGTGCGTGGCTCATCGACGCGGTGCTGGCGGGCGTGGAACTCGCGTCGGCGAGTTTCTACCGTGCGGACCTCAGCGGGGCGGACCTGACCGGGGCAAATCTGGTCGGCGCCGACCTCGTCCGGGCGAAGCTCGACGGGGCCGTGCTCCGGGCCGCCCGGCTCGACGGGGCCGACATGGTCAACTCATCGCTGCACGGCGTCGATGCGTCGCGGGCGAGCTTTCGCGGGACGCGCATCATGGGTGCGTCGCTGTTCCGTTTCGACCTGCGAGGGGCGGACCTGACCGATGCGGTTCTGGCCCATAACACCTTCAAGGTGATCGTCGACGACGACACCGTTGTACGCGGCCTCACCGGCACCGCCTTCGGGCCCGTCACGGTCGTCGACGGCGAGGGCTCCCGCGAAGTGGGCGGCGCGGACCTGGAAGCATGGTTCGGCGCGCGCGGCGCCGCGGTCCAGGTGGTCCCGCCGCGACGGCCGGCGCGGCAGGTGCACATCGAGGGGAAGGACCCCGTATGA
- a CDS encoding pentapeptide repeat-containing protein: MREWLTAPGRGLDCAGQDLRNADLSGGDFSNSWFTDAVLVAVRLVGASFYRADLQSADLTRADLTDADLVKANLDEAVLRSAVLDGADLVGASLCDVDARGTSFRGTRFVGAELLDVDMRGSDLSDAVVEENFFEIKADDTTVVRGLRGTVFGPITVVEGDSAREVGGADLEAWVGARGGQVQVIPPRRPSR; this comes from the coding sequence TTGCGGGAATGGCTCACCGCCCCCGGTCGCGGTCTCGACTGCGCCGGGCAGGACCTGCGGAACGCCGACCTCTCCGGTGGGGATTTCTCGAATTCCTGGTTCACCGACGCCGTCCTGGTGGCGGTCCGGCTCGTCGGCGCTTCCTTCTACCGGGCCGACCTCCAGTCGGCGGACCTGACGCGTGCGGACCTGACCGATGCGGATCTGGTGAAGGCCAATCTGGACGAGGCCGTCCTGCGGTCGGCGGTGCTCGACGGTGCGGACCTGGTCGGTGCCTCGCTGTGCGATGTCGACGCCAGGGGCACCAGTTTCCGGGGGACCCGGTTCGTCGGCGCGGAATTGCTCGACGTCGATATGCGGGGCAGCGACCTGTCCGACGCGGTGGTCGAGGAGAACTTCTTCGAGATCAAGGCCGACGACACCACGGTTGTGCGCGGACTGCGCGGCACCGTCTTCGGGCCGATCACGGTCGTCGAGGGAGACTCCGCACGCGAAGTGGGCGGCGCGGACCTGGAGGCGTGGGTCGGCGCGCGCGGCGGGCAGGTCCAGGTCATCCCACCGCGCCGGCCGTCGCGGTAG
- a CDS encoding pentapeptide repeat-containing protein, with protein MQEWLAEDGYSLYGFEHDFRGADLSGGDFTLALFTQANLAGVKFRGASFYRADLQSANLTGADLTGADLVRADLSEAVIRSARLDGADMVKSSLYDVDASRASFRGTRIMGAALFDTDMRGADLTDAVLFENTFRVTVDESTLVRGLTGTVFGPITVVDGDSSQTVGGADLEAWISARGGQVQVIPPHREMR; from the coding sequence TTGCAGGAATGGCTCGCCGAAGATGGTTACAGCCTTTACGGATTCGAACACGATTTCCGGGGAGCCGACCTTTCGGGGGGTGATTTCACACTGGCATTGTTCACTCAAGCCAATCTGGCAGGGGTAAAATTCAGGGGGGCGAGCTTCTATCGTGCCGATCTCCAGTCCGCGAACCTCACGGGCGCAGATCTCACAGGTGCCGATCTTGTCCGGGCCGACCTCAGTGAAGCCGTGATTCGCTCAGCAAGGCTCGATGGTGCTGACATGGTCAAATCATCGCTGTACGACGTCGACGCGTCGCGAGCGAGCTTTCGCGGGACCCGGATCATGGGTGCGGCACTGTTCGACACGGACATGCGGGGAGCAGACCTCACCGACGCCGTTCTCTTCGAGAACACCTTCCGGGTAACGGTCGACGAATCCACTCTGGTTCGCGGCCTGACCGGCACCGTCTTCGGACCGATCACCGTCGTTGACGGAGACTCTTCCCAGACGGTGGGCGGCGCGGACCTGGAGGCGTGGATCAGCGCACGCGGCGGGCAGGTCCAGGTCATCCCGCCACACCGGGAGATGCGGTAG
- a CDS encoding DUF6507 family protein produces MTKWDIDPAGVRRVLMRTAKVGGEFEKEFTSYNNDLVGSASSAGTLVLGGTAIPEGGAFGPVAQALQEFQQGTLDDLKFLPVRTAKSMTGARLATEEYLKGDLEMAKNKQELYSKAPTPQELKGKGLSK; encoded by the coding sequence GTGACCAAGTGGGACATCGACCCGGCCGGGGTTCGTCGGGTTCTGATGAGGACCGCCAAGGTGGGCGGGGAGTTCGAGAAGGAATTCACGTCCTACAACAACGACCTGGTGGGGTCCGCGTCTTCGGCGGGCACGCTGGTGCTGGGCGGCACCGCGATTCCCGAGGGGGGCGCGTTCGGGCCGGTGGCCCAGGCGTTGCAGGAATTCCAGCAGGGCACGCTCGACGATCTGAAGTTCCTGCCCGTCCGGACGGCGAAGTCCATGACCGGGGCGCGGCTGGCCACTGAGGAGTACCTCAAGGGCGATCTGGAGATGGCGAAGAACAAGCAGGAGCTCTACTCCAAGGCGCCGACGCCGCAGGAGCTGAAGGGCAAGGGCCTTTCGAAGTGA